One region of Hydrogenobacter hydrogenophilus genomic DNA includes:
- a CDS encoding hydrogenase expression/formation protein, translated as MLMNAPAILNEILQALKDLYEKGEEHIIYINKLPLTEEDRIAILDTLGEGQVRIRLDSKTQPAEWRETGINGVWIGVFFDRDNKPILETIEITIFPRLASSQEEDIEESIKLLEERLKVLFQREP; from the coding sequence ATGCTTATGAACGCTCCAGCCATACTCAACGAAATACTTCAAGCTCTCAAAGACCTTTACGAAAAAGGCGAAGAGCACATTATATACATAAACAAACTACCCTTAACTGAGGAAGACAGAATTGCAATATTAGATACACTTGGAGAAGGACAGGTAAGGATAAGGCTTGATTCCAAAACTCAGCCTGCAGAATGGAGAGAGACGGGGATAAACGGCGTTTGGATAGGGGTGTTCTTTGACAGGGACAATAAACCCATCTTGGAAACCATTGAAATAACAATATTTCCGCGTTTAGCATCTTCACAAGAGGAAGATATAGAAGAGTCTATAAAACTTCTTGAAGAGAGATTGAAGGTCTTGTTTCAAAGGGAGCCATAA
- the hypB gene encoding hydrogenase nickel incorporation protein HypB produces the protein MCRECGCSVNHQHEHKHEETKTLEVFTKILEANDRQAQENREHFEEYGVYCINLMSSPGAGKTSLLEKTIELLGNELRIGVIEGDLETNRDAERIKAKGAPAYQITTGSACHLDASMVHDGIHHLPLEGLDVVFVENVGNLVCPASYDVGAHLNVVLLSVTEGDDKPEKYPVMFRSADLMLITKIDLLPYVDFSVERALSSARKIKPNMDFMMLSTKTGEGLEDWIDYLKFKVKFYRKALK, from the coding sequence ATGTGTAGAGAGTGTGGTTGTTCAGTCAATCATCAGCACGAACACAAACACGAAGAGACAAAGACCTTGGAAGTATTCACCAAGATCCTTGAAGCCAATGACAGGCAGGCACAGGAAAACAGAGAACATTTTGAAGAATATGGAGTTTATTGCATAAACCTGATGAGTTCTCCCGGTGCTGGGAAGACGAGCCTCTTGGAGAAAACTATAGAACTTTTAGGAAACGAGCTAAGGATAGGGGTCATAGAAGGAGATCTGGAAACCAACAGGGATGCAGAGAGGATAAAAGCGAAGGGTGCACCAGCTTATCAGATCACTACAGGGAGCGCTTGCCATCTTGATGCCTCAATGGTTCACGATGGAATACATCATCTTCCTTTAGAAGGCCTTGATGTGGTCTTTGTGGAGAATGTGGGGAACCTTGTCTGTCCAGCCTCTTACGATGTGGGAGCACACCTCAATGTGGTGCTCCTTTCCGTCACGGAAGGGGATGATAAGCCAGAGAAGTATCCGGTGATGTTTAGGTCTGCAGACCTTATGTTGATAACCAAGATAGACCTTCTTCCTTATGTGGATTTCTCCGTTGAGAGGGCACTCAGTAGCGCGAGGAAGATAAAGCCAAATATGGACTTTATGATGTTGTCCACAAAAACGGGAGAAGGGCTTGAGGACTGGATAGATTACTTAAAGTTTAAAGTAAAGTTCTACAGGAAGGCACTGAAATGA
- the hypF gene encoding carbamoyltransferase HypF, whose protein sequence is MRLKINLKGAVQGVGFRPFVFRLASELGLKGWIINDSSGVEIEVEGDETILQTFLIRLNAEKPPLAHIYSQEVEYLEDVGYSSFEIRESKGEGRKEVLVLPDIATCDECLKELFDPQDKRYMYPFINCTNCGPRFTIIEKLPYDRPNTSMKVFPMCEDCLREYEDPVNRRFHAQPNACHVCGPWVSLYASDGKLLAERGDAINLLIKALRDGLIVAVKGIGGFHLMCDATREEPVKLLRDRKRRLEKPFAVMFKDMEQVSEYAEPTELEKALLLSPERPIVLIKKRKELAPSVAPGLKRVGAFLPYSPLHHIILKALDFPVVATSGNLSDEPIVKDNEEALRKLSLFADMILVHNRDIKRRCDDSVFKVVGGIPQPIRRSRGYAPLPVKLSFKLPKKILAVGGMLKNTFAIGFDDTVILSQHVGDVENLETQKSFEGMVFDLMTLYEFKPEVVVCDLHPRYETTRWAEYFSQKENIPLIKVQHHYAHILSCMAERGINGKVLGIAWDGTGYGDDGTLWGGEFMICDYQGYERVFYMKPFRLIGGEKAVKEPRRMALSLLFELYGKDVFDMSLPAVSSFTNSGLVNLYTAWSKGINSPYSSSVGRLFDAVASLLNIKQTISYEGQAAMMLEDLYDPSIKDHYPYFIEEKHINWKPTILAIIEDREKEKIPSRFINTLAKICLDVSIRMDVEQVCLSGGVMQNDPLVSKIKELLSNRGFKVYTHQRVPANDGGLCLGQAVYGSL, encoded by the coding sequence ATGAGACTTAAAATAAACCTAAAAGGTGCGGTTCAAGGTGTGGGTTTTAGACCCTTCGTGTTTCGCCTTGCGTCTGAGTTAGGATTGAAGGGATGGATAATAAATGACTCTTCCGGTGTGGAGATAGAAGTTGAAGGAGATGAGACTATTTTACAAACCTTTTTGATACGGTTGAACGCAGAGAAGCCCCCCTTAGCTCACATATACTCACAGGAAGTGGAGTACTTAGAAGATGTAGGGTACTCAAGCTTTGAGATAAGAGAAAGCAAAGGAGAAGGTAGGAAGGAAGTTTTAGTACTGCCAGATATAGCCACATGCGACGAGTGCCTGAAAGAGCTTTTTGATCCGCAAGACAAGAGATACATGTATCCCTTTATAAACTGTACCAACTGCGGACCAAGGTTCACCATAATAGAAAAACTTCCCTACGATAGACCCAACACAAGTATGAAGGTTTTTCCCATGTGTGAAGACTGTCTTAGGGAATACGAAGACCCTGTCAACAGAAGATTCCACGCACAACCCAACGCTTGTCATGTTTGCGGTCCTTGGGTAAGCCTCTACGCAAGTGATGGAAAATTACTGGCAGAAAGAGGTGATGCTATAAACCTCCTTATAAAAGCTCTGAGAGATGGTCTCATCGTTGCTGTGAAAGGTATAGGAGGCTTTCATCTCATGTGCGATGCCACAAGAGAAGAACCAGTAAAACTTCTCAGAGATAGGAAAAGAAGGTTAGAAAAACCTTTTGCTGTCATGTTTAAGGATATGGAGCAAGTAAGTGAGTATGCGGAACCAACAGAACTTGAAAAGGCACTACTCCTATCCCCAGAAAGACCAATAGTTCTAATAAAAAAACGAAAGGAACTTGCACCTTCCGTAGCACCAGGGCTTAAAAGAGTTGGAGCATTTTTACCTTATTCACCTCTTCATCACATAATTCTAAAAGCTCTTGATTTTCCTGTGGTTGCAACCTCTGGTAATCTTTCTGACGAACCTATAGTCAAAGATAATGAAGAGGCTCTAAGAAAACTATCCTTATTTGCGGATATGATCCTCGTGCATAACAGAGATATAAAAAGAAGGTGCGATGATTCGGTTTTTAAGGTGGTAGGTGGGATACCACAGCCCATTAGGAGATCAAGGGGGTACGCTCCGCTTCCCGTAAAGCTATCTTTCAAACTTCCCAAAAAGATCCTCGCCGTAGGTGGTATGCTAAAGAACACTTTTGCTATAGGTTTTGATGATACGGTAATTCTAAGTCAACATGTGGGTGATGTGGAAAATTTAGAAACGCAGAAAAGTTTTGAAGGTATGGTATTTGACCTCATGACTCTTTACGAATTCAAACCGGAGGTCGTAGTGTGCGACCTCCATCCCAGATACGAAACCACAAGGTGGGCAGAATACTTTTCTCAAAAAGAAAACATACCTCTCATCAAAGTCCAGCACCATTATGCTCACATACTCTCGTGTATGGCAGAAAGAGGTATAAACGGTAAGGTGTTAGGAATAGCTTGGGATGGCACTGGGTACGGTGATGACGGAACACTTTGGGGTGGGGAGTTTATGATATGTGATTATCAGGGTTATGAAAGGGTTTTTTACATGAAACCTTTCAGACTCATAGGTGGAGAGAAAGCGGTCAAAGAGCCAAGAAGGATGGCTCTATCTTTACTATTTGAGCTTTACGGAAAAGATGTCTTTGATATGTCCCTACCAGCAGTTAGTTCCTTCACGAACAGTGGGCTTGTAAACCTCTACACAGCATGGTCTAAAGGCATAAACTCCCCTTACTCAAGCTCAGTAGGGAGGCTATTTGATGCTGTTGCTTCCCTTTTGAACATAAAGCAAACTATATCTTACGAAGGACAAGCAGCGATGATGCTCGAAGACCTTTACGATCCATCTATTAAGGACCATTATCCTTACTTCATTGAAGAAAAACACATAAACTGGAAGCCTACCATATTGGCTATTATTGAAGACAGAGAAAAAGAAAAAATACCTTCTAGGTTTATAAACACATTGGCTAAAATATGTCTTGATGTGTCTATCAGGATGGATGTTGAACAGGTTTGTTTATCTGGTGGAGTGATGCAAAACGATCCCTTGGTAAGCAAGATAAAAGAACTTCTAAGTAATAGAGGTTTCAAAGTTTATACACACCAAAGAGTCCCAGCTAACGATGGAGGGCTGTGTTTAGGACAGGCTGTTTATGGCTCCCTTTGA
- the cybH gene encoding Ni/Fe-hydrogenase, b-type cytochrome subunit, with the protein MIEAKKIYIFSPGLRLWHWVNFLTIMVLFFTGLYIGNPFFLGPTGVEATYAYREGLTMDFIRKVHFIAGYILLASFLFRIIIAVFNKRDRLVFPAVWKKDYWTSLKEITLKYAFIMRDTEGHEYIRNACARTVYPIVYFMIFFMIATGFAMYGMSKPGSFWSSLFGWLLGFLGGEFMVHMWHHWIAWLIIIFAVLHVYFVIREEAIKKNGELSSMFSGYKVFEREPVDIKDVEE; encoded by the coding sequence ATGATAGAAGCAAAGAAGATTTACATATTTAGCCCAGGGTTGAGGTTGTGGCACTGGGTAAACTTTTTAACCATAATGGTTCTCTTCTTTACTGGACTTTACATAGGAAATCCCTTCTTCTTGGGTCCTACAGGCGTAGAAGCTACATACGCTTACAGAGAAGGACTTACCATGGACTTCATCAGGAAAGTCCACTTCATAGCTGGGTATATTCTTCTGGCTTCCTTTCTTTTTAGGATAATAATCGCTGTGTTTAATAAGAGGGACAGGTTGGTCTTTCCTGCTGTTTGGAAGAAAGATTACTGGACGAGCCTGAAGGAGATCACACTAAAGTATGCCTTTATCATGAGGGATACAGAAGGACACGAGTACATAAGAAACGCATGTGCAAGAACGGTCTATCCCATCGTTTACTTTATGATATTCTTCATGATAGCAACAGGTTTTGCCATGTACGGAATGTCCAAGCCCGGTAGCTTTTGGTCTTCTCTGTTTGGATGGCTTTTAGGTTTCTTAGGTGGTGAGTTTATGGTGCACATGTGGCATCACTGGATAGCGTGGCTCATAATCATCTTTGCAGTGCTTCATGTTTACTTTGTCATAAGAGAGGAAGCCATAAAGAAGAACGGTGAGCTTTCTTCCATGTTCAGCGGTTATAAGGTGTTTGAAAGGGAACCCGTTGATATAAAGGATGTAGAAGAATGA
- a CDS encoding metallophosphoesterase family protein gives MRLLHISDLHAGKSLGRINRNEDLEYALSQVINICKEEKVDVLLIAGDIYDKANPDHESQDMMLDFLTKLHTEGVHTVLIAGNHDSYDLIRSYKHLRRIAHLHVIDRPCKDPKDCILKFGDLTVACLPYPSERLLTHLHENPHRSYTEKVANYLKVLAKHVESARYKVLLAHLMVESAKISGTERQSTVGEFYALKLEHIPECFDYIALGHVHRHQRINRAYYSGSLYQIDFSEKGMEKFANLVILEDELQVKPIKLDIKRELHEIKVGPRENFSEVLERLRGMRGIFKVILTADMRDMSINVKKKQIEEILGDNLVRFEIQPLNQDNGERTYEPQKVDLISAYMDYYEKFLRQKPSKELMEEFIKLLQRAEYETHTA, from the coding sequence ATGAGACTATTGCACATATCAGACCTTCATGCAGGTAAGTCCTTAGGAAGGATAAACAGAAATGAGGACCTTGAATATGCCCTTAGTCAGGTGATAAATATATGTAAAGAAGAAAAAGTAGATGTACTTCTCATAGCGGGGGACATTTACGACAAAGCAAACCCAGATCACGAATCACAAGATATGATGCTTGACTTCTTAACTAAACTACACACTGAAGGTGTACACACGGTACTCATAGCGGGTAATCATGACAGCTACGACCTTATAAGGTCCTACAAACACCTTAGAAGGATAGCTCATCTACATGTGATAGACAGACCATGTAAAGACCCAAAGGATTGTATATTAAAATTTGGAGACTTAACTGTAGCGTGCCTTCCTTATCCCAGCGAAAGACTCTTAACTCACCTACACGAAAACCCACACAGAAGCTATACGGAAAAAGTAGCTAACTATTTGAAAGTATTAGCCAAACATGTTGAGTCTGCACGCTACAAGGTGCTTTTGGCACATCTAATGGTGGAAAGCGCCAAAATCTCAGGAACGGAAAGACAGTCTACAGTAGGAGAGTTTTACGCACTAAAATTGGAGCACATACCCGAATGTTTTGATTATATAGCTCTTGGACATGTACATAGGCACCAAAGAATAAACAGAGCTTACTATTCGGGAAGTCTTTATCAGATAGACTTTTCTGAAAAAGGCATGGAGAAGTTTGCTAACTTGGTAATTCTTGAAGATGAGCTTCAAGTAAAACCTATAAAGTTAGACATTAAAAGAGAACTTCATGAGATAAAAGTAGGTCCCAGAGAAAACTTTTCTGAGGTGCTTGAAAGACTCAGAGGCATGAGAGGTATTTTCAAAGTGATTTTAACTGCAGATATGAGAGATATGAGTATAAATGTAAAGAAAAAACAGATAGAGGAGATACTTGGCGATAACCTTGTAAGGTTTGAGATACAACCATTAAACCAAGATAACGGTGAGAGAACATACGAACCACAAAAAGTAGACCTGATATCCGCTTACATGGATTATTACGAGAAGTTTCTTAGACAAAAACCATCTAAAGAGCTGATGGAAGAGTTTATTAAACTGCTTCAAAGGGCGGAATATGAGACCCATACTGCTTGA
- a CDS encoding Ni/Fe hydrogenase: MNVLWLQRLSCCGNTHSLLNCDTFNSLLKEVNFLFHPSLSIENEEEIINKVLEGSLKLDLFILEGAVRINDEKVKELCYTANYVMAVGSCAVYGNIPALKDNYVCGLQYRFKEKGGLLGEDFVSKGGLPVINLSGCPAHPEWIVGVIRSLARGIKPALDSWGRPKEFYSSLTHWGCTRNEYFEWKIEPESLGSKKGCLFYNYGCRGPMTYSSCNTILWNGVNSKTRAGTPCFGCTEFDFPRVGLFETKQFAGLPAELPIGVSKRGYIMLSGIAKMFAPERLKVED; this comes from the coding sequence ATGAATGTACTTTGGCTCCAGAGACTTTCGTGTTGCGGAAATACTCATTCTCTTTTGAACTGTGACACTTTTAACTCCCTTCTCAAAGAAGTAAACTTTCTTTTTCACCCATCTCTTTCCATAGAAAACGAGGAAGAGATTATAAACAAAGTGCTTGAGGGTAGTTTAAAGCTTGACCTTTTTATCCTTGAGGGTGCGGTAAGGATTAATGACGAGAAGGTGAAGGAGCTTTGTTATACCGCAAACTATGTGATGGCAGTAGGCAGTTGTGCGGTTTACGGCAACATACCAGCCTTGAAAGATAACTATGTGTGTGGACTTCAGTATAGATTTAAAGAGAAGGGAGGGTTGTTGGGAGAAGATTTTGTTTCTAAAGGAGGGCTTCCGGTTATCAATCTATCTGGCTGTCCAGCGCATCCCGAATGGATAGTAGGTGTTATCAGATCGCTTGCAAGAGGCATAAAACCTGCGTTGGACAGCTGGGGCAGACCCAAAGAGTTTTACTCAAGCCTTACCCACTGGGGATGTACAAGAAACGAGTACTTTGAATGGAAGATAGAACCCGAAAGCTTAGGCTCAAAAAAGGGATGTCTATTTTATAACTACGGATGCAGAGGTCCCATGACTTACTCTTCTTGCAACACTATCCTCTGGAACGGAGTGAATTCAAAAACAAGAGCAGGCACACCCTGTTTTGGTTGTACTGAGTTTGACTTTCCAAGGGTGGGGCTTTTTGAAACAAAGCAGTTTGCTGGCTTGCCTGCGGAACTACCCATAGGTGTCTCAAAGAGAGGCTACATAATGCTTTCTGGCATTGCAAAGATGTTTGCACCTGAGAGGTTGAAAGTTGAAGATTGA
- a CDS encoding nickel-dependent hydrogenase large subunit gives MKIEKRLLSRVEGTAELELIWGNGYVQDVKIKIPSSRGIEKVLEGRPFMDALVITPRVCGICGHAHLMACVRALEDAVGNVKLTQKAKLVRDITLTVEMIQNHIKWFYLFVMPDFIRLGEKIEDFEPFKGKKWKKAINVSSNVVKVIAIFGGQWPHSSYAVPGGITSNFTTSDISRALSVVESVVEFFLEDMVGMDEESFLSARSAGLWEELKGDIRLFVNLCIKHKLEKVGSSYGRLLTGGEVFPCISPGHFTGEKKLCSLNLSKIKEVVSPSYSSVKVVRYNGLPYETGPLSRQFLSGNPFIKRLYKAYKDSYMTRVLARLLEVWELLDAIREKLRGLYALIKEASYHPSYQKADKVFGEGIGVVEAARGTLIHRVHISKGIITEYHIITPSVWNLGPRCEKYLGVAEKAIIGLEDPLHAEMVLRSFDVCSVCTTH, from the coding sequence TTGAAGATTGAGAAAAGGCTTCTTTCAAGAGTAGAAGGTACAGCAGAACTTGAACTTATATGGGGAAACGGCTATGTACAGGATGTCAAGATAAAAATACCCAGTTCAAGAGGCATAGAGAAGGTACTTGAAGGAAGACCCTTTATGGACGCTCTTGTAATAACGCCAAGAGTGTGTGGTATATGTGGACATGCCCATCTTATGGCTTGTGTAAGAGCCTTAGAGGATGCTGTAGGGAATGTAAAGCTTACCCAAAAGGCTAAACTGGTGAGGGACATAACGCTTACCGTGGAAATGATACAGAACCACATAAAGTGGTTTTACCTGTTCGTAATGCCAGACTTTATAAGGCTTGGAGAAAAAATTGAGGATTTTGAACCCTTCAAAGGTAAAAAGTGGAAGAAAGCTATAAATGTATCATCAAATGTGGTAAAAGTAATAGCAATATTTGGTGGTCAGTGGCCCCACTCTTCTTACGCTGTTCCTGGAGGCATAACTTCAAACTTTACTACCTCAGATATTTCAAGAGCATTATCCGTAGTAGAAAGTGTTGTCGAATTTTTTCTTGAGGATATGGTGGGTATGGATGAGGAAAGTTTTCTTTCTGCAAGGAGCGCCGGTTTATGGGAAGAACTAAAGGGAGATATAAGACTATTTGTAAACTTGTGCATCAAACACAAACTTGAAAAGGTAGGATCTTCCTATGGAAGACTGCTTACTGGAGGTGAGGTATTTCCTTGCATAAGTCCGGGTCATTTTACTGGAGAAAAAAAACTGTGTTCCCTTAATCTTTCAAAAATAAAAGAAGTTGTTAGTCCCTCCTATTCCAGTGTAAAAGTGGTAAGATACAATGGGCTTCCCTACGAAACTGGACCTCTATCGCGCCAATTTCTTTCTGGTAATCCCTTCATCAAAAGACTTTACAAGGCATACAAAGATAGCTACATGACAAGAGTATTGGCTCGTCTTCTTGAGGTTTGGGAACTACTGGATGCCATCAGAGAAAAGCTCCGCGGGCTATATGCTTTAATAAAGGAAGCTTCTTACCATCCTTCTTATCAAAAGGCAGACAAGGTATTTGGAGAAGGAATAGGCGTGGTTGAGGCTGCAAGAGGTACGCTTATACACCGTGTACATATAAGCAAAGGCATTATAACTGAGTACCACATCATAACTCCTTCTGTGTGGAACTTGGGTCCTAGATGTGAAAAGTACTTAGGCGTAGCAGAAAAAGCAATTATCGGTTTAGAAGATCCCTTACATGCAGAGATGGTCTTAAGAAGTTTTGATGTCTGTTCTGTATGCACAACGCACTAA
- the hypE gene encoding hydrogenase expression/formation protein HypE encodes MRRILLSQGGGGEETWKLIKDVFLKHFSNEHLEKLEDATLLEIDSKIAFTTDSFTVNPLFFKGGNIGKLAVAGTVNDLAVMGAKPLYMSVGFIIEEGFPYEDLESIVVSMKEEAKTSGVLIVAGDTKVVPKGTADGIFINTSGIGKVLYEGLSCRNIKEGDLIIVSGGIGEHGACILAQREGIYMDIELESDCRSLWNLVERIISSNAEIHAMRDPTRGGLSAVLHEWARSSQVSFLVQEENIPIKEPVLGLCDLLGLEPYHLASEGRLVVAVPEKEAKKVLEIIKEHPDGRDAQIIGRAIPAEGQPKVILKTSYGTHRVLDPPAGELLPRIC; translated from the coding sequence ATGAGAAGAATTCTTCTATCGCAAGGTGGTGGTGGAGAGGAAACATGGAAACTCATAAAGGATGTATTTTTAAAACACTTTTCCAACGAACATTTAGAAAAGCTTGAAGATGCCACATTGCTTGAGATAGATTCTAAGATAGCTTTTACCACAGATTCTTTCACAGTAAACCCTCTCTTTTTTAAAGGAGGAAACATCGGAAAGCTTGCGGTTGCCGGTACAGTAAACGACCTGGCAGTGATGGGAGCAAAGCCTCTTTATATGTCAGTAGGATTTATCATAGAAGAAGGTTTTCCTTACGAGGACCTTGAAAGCATTGTGGTAAGTATGAAGGAAGAAGCAAAAACCTCAGGTGTACTGATAGTTGCTGGTGATACAAAAGTAGTACCCAAAGGAACTGCAGATGGGATCTTTATAAACACTTCTGGCATAGGCAAAGTGCTTTACGAAGGTTTGTCCTGTAGGAACATAAAGGAAGGAGACCTCATTATAGTGTCTGGAGGTATAGGTGAACATGGTGCGTGCATACTTGCCCAAAGGGAGGGTATATATATGGACATAGAGCTTGAGAGTGATTGTAGAAGCCTCTGGAATCTTGTAGAGAGGATAATCTCTTCTAATGCGGAAATACATGCTATGAGAGATCCTACAAGAGGTGGTCTTTCCGCGGTTCTTCACGAATGGGCAAGAAGTTCCCAAGTTTCCTTCTTAGTACAAGAAGAAAATATACCAATAAAGGAACCCGTTTTGGGACTTTGTGATCTTTTGGGTCTTGAACCTTATCACCTTGCCTCTGAGGGAAGGCTTGTTGTAGCAGTCCCTGAAAAAGAAGCAAAGAAGGTACTTGAAATAATAAAGGAACACCCTGATGGAAGAGATGCACAGATAATAGGCAGAGCTATTCCTGCAGAAGGACAACCCAAGGTTATTCTTAAAACTTCTTACGGTACACACAGAGTGCTTGATCCCCCTGCAGGTGAGCTTTTACCGAGGATATGCTAA
- a CDS encoding HyaD/HybD family hydrogenase maturation endopeptidase, with product MKVLVLGIGNILLSDEGVGVRVVEELRKNYSFSDGVELMDGGTLGIDLLYFMEGFERLLVVDAVLGGGPPGTLYKLKDEEVKAYFRKKVSAHELGFQEVLALADLLGKKPKEVVMIGIEPESLDLSVELSYSIKRRMQDLIDKVLEQLREWGITYERVKPARA from the coding sequence ATGAAGGTGCTCGTGCTGGGTATAGGGAACATACTTCTGTCCGACGAAGGCGTTGGAGTAAGGGTGGTAGAAGAGCTTAGGAAGAACTACTCCTTCTCTGATGGTGTGGAACTCATGGATGGTGGAACGCTCGGTATAGACCTGCTTTACTTTATGGAAGGCTTTGAGAGGCTGTTAGTAGTTGATGCGGTGCTTGGGGGAGGACCTCCAGGCACCCTTTATAAGCTAAAAGATGAGGAGGTAAAGGCGTACTTCAGAAAAAAGGTATCCGCACACGAGCTTGGTTTTCAGGAGGTTCTGGCACTTGCAGACCTTTTGGGTAAAAAACCTAAAGAGGTGGTTATGATAGGTATAGAGCCAGAGAGTTTAGACCTTTCTGTAGAGCTTTCATACTCAATTAAAAGAAGGATGCAGGATCTGATAGATAAAGTTTTAGAACAGTTAAGAGAATGGGGTATAACTTATGAAAGAGTTAAGCCGGCAAGAGCTTAG
- a CDS encoding thioredoxin family protein, translated as MKELSRQELRALVDGKETFVLYVRSELKKEKIREIFDTDIVVPEMEKSFGSKFKFYSVNVDNYPDLLKDYPVPAVVIFKEGKEVVKLEGIKAWNEYVEALLCL; from the coding sequence ATGAAAGAGTTAAGCCGGCAAGAGCTTAGAGCTTTGGTTGATGGCAAAGAAACTTTCGTTCTTTATGTACGCAGTGAATTGAAAAAGGAAAAGATAAGAGAGATTTTTGACACGGATATTGTAGTTCCTGAGATGGAAAAGAGTTTTGGCAGTAAGTTTAAGTTCTATAGCGTAAATGTAGACAATTACCCAGACCTTCTTAAAGATTATCCCGTTCCTGCGGTAGTAATTTTTAAAGAAGGCAAAGAAGTGGTGAAGCTTGAGGGTATAAAGGCTTGGAACGAATATGTGGAGGCTTTACTATGCTTATGA
- the hypA gene encoding hydrogenase maturation nickel metallochaperone HypA: MHEFSVVQSLMELIEKYAEENRAKKVLKVVVSIGALSGIEPHLLELAFNTFKEGTIAESALLVIEKEKLKVKCQECGAEDEKDELNALCPFCGSLNTEIISGQEMLLKSLELECEDET; this comes from the coding sequence ATGCACGAGTTTTCCGTAGTACAGAGCCTGATGGAACTTATAGAGAAGTATGCGGAGGAAAATAGAGCAAAAAAGGTCCTTAAGGTTGTTGTAAGCATAGGCGCACTTTCAGGTATAGAGCCACACCTTCTTGAGCTTGCCTTCAACACTTTCAAAGAAGGTACCATAGCCGAAAGTGCCCTCTTAGTTATTGAAAAGGAGAAACTAAAGGTTAAGTGTCAGGAGTGTGGTGCAGAAGATGAAAAAGATGAGCTCAACGCACTATGCCCTTTCTGTGGATCGCTGAATACAGAGATCATCTCTGGACAGGAGATGCTTCTTAAAAGCCTTGAGTTAGAGTGTGAAGATGAGACTTAA